A DNA window from Mucilaginibacter xinganensis contains the following coding sequences:
- a CDS encoding DASH family cryptochrome, which produces MAAKRVALVWFKTNLRLRDNECLFKVIAENDEVIPFYCLDNSLFQTTKFGFKKAGDFRMKFLKESLQQLDEDLRAAGSGLLLLSGEPGKEISRLAKETGAKSLYAEKEVAPEELETAEKVAGELLKLNCTFLTFECRNLFHSSDLPFPVGQLPEIFTEFRKRTEKAVAVRAVFPPPSRITSPQIAPLNLDRLNKLIPGDVTADPRAAIQFRGGAEAAYQRLQYYFYQTQALSTYKNTRNGMVGERYSSKFSAWLALGCISPKEIYQEVKSYEALYGANDSTYWLIFELLWRDYFGFCMEKNAQHYFLRSGNQQSKAADPALFNTALNNWITGKTGVPFIDANMTELNLTGFMSNRGRQNVASYLCNDLHLDWRYGAAYFEQQLIDYDVCNNWGNWAYLAGVGNDPRTNRYFNIAKQAATYDSNGTFQQLWLHEKS; this is translated from the coding sequence ATGGCTGCAAAAAGAGTCGCTTTGGTATGGTTTAAAACTAACCTCCGTTTACGTGATAATGAATGTTTGTTTAAAGTAATAGCGGAAAATGATGAAGTGATCCCATTTTATTGCCTTGACAATTCGCTTTTCCAAACAACAAAGTTTGGGTTTAAAAAAGCCGGAGATTTTCGGATGAAATTTCTGAAAGAAAGTTTGCAGCAACTGGATGAAGATTTACGGGCAGCCGGCTCCGGGTTATTGTTACTCAGCGGCGAGCCGGGAAAGGAGATTTCCCGGCTTGCAAAAGAAACTGGCGCAAAAAGCCTTTATGCGGAAAAAGAAGTTGCGCCGGAAGAGCTGGAAACGGCAGAAAAAGTAGCCGGTGAACTGCTTAAATTGAACTGTACTTTTTTAACTTTTGAATGCCGGAACCTCTTCCACTCATCCGATCTCCCTTTTCCGGTCGGGCAATTGCCGGAGATCTTTACAGAATTCAGAAAAAGAACGGAAAAAGCCGTAGCCGTCAGGGCGGTATTCCCTCCACCATCCCGAATTACCTCACCCCAAATAGCGCCATTAAATTTAGATCGGCTCAATAAATTAATTCCGGGTGATGTAACGGCTGATCCGCGTGCTGCGATTCAATTTAGAGGCGGGGCGGAAGCAGCCTATCAGCGTTTACAATATTACTTTTACCAAACGCAAGCCTTGTCAACCTATAAAAACACACGTAATGGAATGGTCGGCGAAAGGTACTCGTCAAAATTCTCTGCGTGGCTGGCTTTGGGCTGCATCTCCCCAAAAGAGATTTATCAAGAGGTAAAATCGTACGAAGCCCTGTACGGCGCTAACGACTCTACTTACTGGTTGATTTTTGAATTGCTGTGGCGGGATTATTTTGGGTTTTGTATGGAAAAGAACGCGCAACATTATTTCTTAAGGTCGGGTAACCAGCAGTCAAAAGCAGCTGATCCGGCACTGTTTAATACTGCGTTGAATAACTGGATAACCGGTAAAACCGGGGTCCCGTTTATAGATGCAAATATGACCGAGCTAAACCTCACCGGTTTTATGAGCAACAGGGGCAGGCAAAATGTAGCCAGCTATTTGTGCAACGATCTGCATTTAGACTGGCGCTACGGTGCAGCCTATTTTGAGCAGCAATTGATTGATTACGATGTGTGCAATAACTGGGGTAACTGGGCCTATCTGGCAGGTGTAGGGAACGACCCCAGAACCAACCGATATTTTAATATTGCCAAACAAGCAGCTACCTACGATTCCAACGGGACTTTTCAGCAACTTTGGCTTCATGAAAAGTCTTAA
- a CDS encoding Crp/Fnr family transcriptional regulator: MFEVFFSHILQKVSLTDAEKEVVKTFFTFKKLRKRQYLLQAGDVCKYMAFVEKGLLRSYNVDDKGDEHMNMFALEGWWTSDMHSFFTGEKAVINIDAIEDAEVLMISPEAFEEMTLKVPKMDRYFRILFQNSLFTKERRLISSVTHTAEEKYTSLIESNPALVQRVPQNLIASYLGLAPETLSRIRKNIALRKSAG, translated from the coding sequence ATGTTCGAAGTCTTCTTTTCTCATATACTACAAAAAGTATCCCTTACCGATGCGGAGAAGGAAGTTGTAAAAACTTTTTTCACCTTTAAAAAGCTTCGGAAGCGGCAGTATTTACTCCAGGCTGGTGATGTTTGCAAATACATGGCCTTTGTTGAAAAAGGGCTGTTACGGTCATACAACGTGGATGACAAGGGAGATGAGCATATGAACATGTTTGCCCTGGAAGGCTGGTGGACCTCGGATATGCACAGTTTTTTTACGGGCGAAAAGGCGGTAATTAATATTGATGCCATAGAAGATGCTGAAGTTTTAATGATCTCGCCTGAGGCGTTTGAAGAAATGACCCTGAAGGTCCCCAAAATGGATCGCTACTTTCGGATACTTTTTCAAAACAGCCTTTTTACCAAAGAACGGAGGTTAATCAGTTCGGTTACCCACACAGCCGAGGAAAAATACACATCGCTTATAGAAAGCAACCCGGCGCTGGTGCAAAGGGTGCCTCAAAATTTAATCGCATCATACCTTGGGCTCGCCCCGGAAACCCTGAGCCGGATCAGGAAAAACATTGCGCTTAGAAAGTCAGCCGGTTGA
- a CDS encoding leucine-rich repeat domain-containing protein: MKHHFGDFLDRTDGYWTIVPNRERYAYATDSDIPDKEAVKILTISKTDANWKQVFDCPNIEELTLHEPSTEQVEKIQTLKSLKRLRVTFFRAKDIEFIGRLYNLEEVILEYVSGFSDLSPLQNLTKLTSLHLENLRRVSNFDGLKGINSLKYLHIDGTLDWNQPIENFDFLTGLPNIEVFSLGFITCRTEFPSFLSILNLKKLRKIKIGRSTFETIEYAFLQVALPQVEGCSWDLCWDYHDNFEFLGKRAGFVKKSSAYAKSKCERFIEIYEKMKEESAEIIKSVLG; encoded by the coding sequence ATGAAACACCACTTTGGAGATTTTTTAGACAGGACCGACGGTTATTGGACTATTGTGCCAAACAGAGAACGATATGCCTATGCCACTGACAGCGATATTCCCGACAAGGAAGCCGTAAAAATTCTGACAATTAGTAAGACGGATGCGAATTGGAAACAAGTTTTTGACTGCCCCAACATTGAAGAGCTTACTTTGCATGAGCCGAGCACCGAACAAGTTGAAAAGATACAAACCTTGAAATCACTTAAAAGGTTGAGAGTGACTTTTTTTAGAGCAAAAGATATAGAATTTATTGGGAGGTTATATAATTTGGAAGAAGTCATCCTTGAATATGTATCAGGATTTTCTGATCTGTCACCACTGCAAAATTTGACAAAATTAACTTCCCTACATCTTGAAAATCTGCGGAGAGTCTCAAATTTTGATGGCCTTAAAGGCATTAATAGTTTAAAGTATTTACATATTGATGGCACATTAGATTGGAATCAGCCAATAGAGAACTTTGACTTTTTAACCGGACTGCCAAATATCGAGGTGTTTTCATTAGGTTTTATTACATGTAGAACTGAATTTCCTTCATTTTTATCAATATTAAACTTAAAAAAACTAAGAAAAATAAAAATAGGACGATCTACATTTGAAACGATTGAATATGCATTTCTACAAGTCGCCTTGCCTCAAGTTGAAGGGTGTTCCTGGGATTTATGTTGGGACTATCACGACAATTTTGAATTTTTAGGTAAACGAGCAGGGTTTGTAAAAAAAAGTTCCGCATATGCAAAATCGAAATGTGAAAGGTTTATTGAAATTTATGAAAAAATGAAAGAAGAATCAGCAGAAATTATAAAAAGCGTCCTCGGCTAA
- a CDS encoding outer membrane beta-barrel family protein yields MKSFTIKILAIIMFAAVCVSTAFAQPAKPSAKITGALLDEKGKPMDYATVSLLNAKDSSVVKGTLSNDAGAYSFDHINAGTYIIKASVVGYEKTASKAFAVTEGATVAVPGLQMLQVSHALNTVTITAAKPLIEHKIDRTVMNVENSVIAAGNTALEILERAPGVTVDKDDNISIKGKQGVTVMINDKLTYLTSTQLATLLRSTDGTTIQSIEIITNPSAKYDAAGNSGIINIKLKKNKQSGTNGSVTLGAAYGATFKDNSTITLNHKEGNLNVFGSFSHDDRQREHTLNIKRIVTDSTGAKTYFNQFSSLPNKNHNNSYRLGADYDISSKNTLGFVMNGYFNKEQDNSANKTYIGTQPNSINSYQTTAALINQTYKNFAFNLNDRYKIDTAGQEIGVDLDYSKFNNSSNSQYNTYFYLPDGSAMMPPLFLRNQAPSEITIKTAKVDYTYPINKILKLETGFKLSDVKTDNNLQAQKQVNGSYLNDTTLTNHFVYTEKVDAVYANLSQNYKNFSIQTGLRAEYTSSTGNLVTTNKIVKRHYLDFFPSVFINQTINDKNEIGLSYSRRIDRPGYDDLNPFVFYLDQYTYQQGNPFLNPQYTNNFEFNYTYNKSITLTLGYSHTMDAITQILLTNPVSKATYQTNLNLQSQNSYNVNLYAPYTIAKWWTGNVNATAFYLKFKSDSLLGSTLNNGKAAFQLRTTQTFIIAKGYKAELSNYYNSAMTYGIFNIKPQYATDAGISHSFADKKANIKLSVSDIFNTRTNDVTSYYGTNNLDIKQKNESRVTRLTFTYNFGNNKIKVRQHQSGADDEKGRVKGN; encoded by the coding sequence ATGAAATCCTTTACCATAAAAATATTAGCCATTATCATGTTTGCCGCTGTATGCGTTTCAACCGCATTTGCACAGCCCGCAAAACCATCAGCCAAAATTACCGGCGCACTGCTTGATGAAAAAGGCAAACCAATGGACTACGCCACCGTTAGCTTACTTAATGCAAAAGACTCGTCAGTAGTTAAGGGCACGTTGAGCAACGATGCCGGCGCTTATTCCTTCGACCATATTAATGCCGGCACTTACATTATTAAAGCCAGCGTGGTAGGTTATGAAAAAACAGCCAGCAAGGCCTTCGCGGTAACAGAGGGCGCTACGGTTGCTGTTCCCGGATTACAAATGCTGCAGGTAAGCCATGCTTTAAATACGGTTACCATTACCGCCGCCAAACCTTTAATTGAACATAAAATTGACCGCACCGTAATGAATGTGGAAAACAGCGTAATTGCCGCCGGCAATACCGCGCTCGAAATACTGGAACGCGCACCCGGAGTAACCGTTGATAAAGACGACAACATCAGCATTAAAGGCAAACAGGGCGTTACCGTTATGATCAACGATAAGCTTACCTACCTTACCTCAACCCAGCTGGCTACCTTGCTGCGTTCAACCGACGGAACTACTATCCAGTCTATCGAAATCATTACCAACCCTTCGGCAAAATACGATGCGGCAGGGAACTCCGGCATTATCAATATCAAGCTTAAAAAGAACAAGCAATCAGGCACCAACGGCAGCGTAACACTGGGCGCGGCTTATGGAGCAACGTTTAAAGACAATAGCACCATAACCCTTAACCATAAAGAAGGCAACCTGAATGTGTTTGGTTCATTTAGTCATGACGACCGCCAACGCGAGCATACACTTAATATAAAAAGGATTGTTACGGACAGCACCGGGGCTAAAACCTACTTTAACCAGTTTTCATCATTACCCAACAAGAATCACAATAACAGCTACAGGTTAGGTGCCGACTATGACATCAGCAGCAAAAACACGTTAGGTTTTGTGATGAATGGTTACTTTAATAAGGAACAAGATAACAGTGCCAACAAAACTTACATCGGCACGCAGCCAAACAGCATCAATTCCTACCAGACCACTGCGGCACTCATTAATCAAACCTATAAAAACTTTGCGTTTAACCTTAACGACAGGTATAAAATTGATACCGCCGGCCAGGAAATTGGCGTTGATCTTGACTATTCAAAATTTAACAACAGCTCAAATTCTCAGTACAACACCTATTTTTATTTACCGGATGGCAGCGCAATGATGCCGCCGCTATTTTTAAGGAACCAGGCCCCTTCGGAAATTACCATTAAAACAGCAAAGGTTGACTATACTTATCCTATCAACAAGATCCTGAAGCTGGAAACAGGGTTTAAGCTGAGCGATGTAAAAACAGATAACAACTTACAGGCCCAGAAACAGGTTAACGGCAGTTACCTAAATGATACCACCCTTACCAACCATTTTGTTTATACCGAAAAGGTAGACGCCGTGTACGCCAACCTGAGCCAGAATTATAAAAACTTTTCTATCCAAACCGGCTTAAGGGCAGAGTACACCAGCTCAACCGGCAACCTGGTTACCACAAACAAAATTGTAAAGCGCCACTACCTCGACTTTTTTCCAAGTGTTTTTATTAACCAAACCATTAATGATAAAAACGAGATTGGCTTATCCTACAGCCGCAGGATTGACAGACCCGGATATGACGACTTAAATCCTTTTGTGTTTTATCTTGATCAGTACACCTACCAGCAGGGTAACCCATTTTTAAACCCGCAATACACCAATAACTTCGAGTTTAACTATACTTATAATAAATCCATTACCTTAACCCTGGGTTACAGCCATACCATGGATGCTATTACGCAGATCTTATTAACAAACCCGGTAAGCAAGGCTACCTACCAAACCAATTTAAACCTGCAAAGCCAAAATAGCTACAACGTAAACCTGTATGCACCCTATACCATAGCCAAATGGTGGACTGGCAATGTTAATGCAACTGCATTTTACCTGAAGTTTAAATCCGATTCGCTGTTGGGCAGCACCTTAAACAATGGCAAAGCAGCTTTCCAGTTGCGTACCACACAAACCTTTATTATAGCCAAGGGCTACAAAGCCGAGTTGAGCAACTATTACAACTCCGCTATGACCTACGGCATCTTTAATATTAAGCCGCAATATGCTACCGATGCCGGCATCAGCCATTCATTTGCCGATAAAAAAGCGAACATAAAGCTGTCTGTGAGCGATATATTTAACACCCGCACAAACGACGTTACCAGCTATTACGGCACCAATAACCTTGACATTAAACAAAAGAACGAAAGCAGGGTAACCCGCTTAACCTTCACTTACAACTTTGGCAACAATAAAATAAAGGTACGCCAGCACCAAAGCGGCGCCGATGACGAAAAAGGAAGAGTAAAAGGGAATTAA
- a CDS encoding VOC family protein: protein MSINYCMPVIPSGDLEKSLRFWITGLGLIADREMRQDGLLVGCMVHNDTMFFWLNQRAGEQIPSAYEGIRFYWTPDDLFAMRQHLQQLGYEVSPIENRDYGQTEFFLTDDDGYSHCFGIATNELPFK from the coding sequence ATGAGCATAAATTATTGTATGCCAGTGATTCCAAGCGGAGATCTGGAGAAAAGCCTGCGTTTTTGGATAACAGGTTTGGGATTGATTGCTGATCGCGAAATGCGACAGGATGGCCTGCTGGTGGGCTGCATGGTACACAACGATACAATGTTCTTTTGGCTGAATCAACGTGCGGGTGAGCAAATACCATCGGCATATGAAGGTATTCGTTTTTACTGGACCCCAGACGACTTGTTTGCGATGCGTCAGCACTTGCAGCAATTGGGTTACGAAGTATCACCTATTGAAAACCGGGATTATGGTCAAACCGAATTTTTCCTGACGGATGATGATGGTTATTCGCATTGTTTTGGCATAGCCACTAATGAACTGCCATTTAAATGA
- a CDS encoding ORC-CDC6 family AAA ATPase: MDENTLNQSDNKGGGMAEKPKKSFSPNNNPFRQLYVGESVGPEDFVRLFSPILVKYSLALFQSGNLVIKGFTGAGKSMLLNLLEPTIRIAYNRLNVPFPIPQEFSKFIGAGINLQTSGVGRFGNRPIDMDYATAPFYFGDYLNFYVVADILLNLQDILKCSEVSSQIGIQATQEQLDKFAVELSKDDCWFGGISEVTNFQSLCKALQQRIVIYKTYLNFNLDEIPAKVKSTKTIIGEPISITANLLKKVRIVNNDVQFFIKIDQFEELAWLGAKNGLGSKYQEMIHTLLGSRNSSVSYRIGTRRFAWLEEKTMFGTTAPLEKKRNYLEFHLDNEMRRKENSRSWIFPDLAEDIFRRRLFCNGFQIPTNTKSLLKRVLGPNTNPKDAAAGYFPNQNRKRAVEVEEWWPKKWKDFLFQLAENDPLSARFGEAWARQKGKEVVMNNIPDSPPYPWDKIYWKKERVEQALMQLASRSNQQLNWCGRDDVLALSGGNILTYLSIFQHIWDVWLRDSRHLERKSNKVPVFDGIVQSVGIIEASTDWYHELAIDERGGKNRKKLISHLGVQFFKTLIEDKPMSNPGHNGFSIDLEQIENNPKLASFLRECVDYGDLYDGPHTSKLKDKRKRWKYYLNPVLSPYFKIPYSHTKEPIYVTITRLVEWFEEANVFLGSNSVRPDNQIKRRRSRNTDQDNSNLLFNF; encoded by the coding sequence ATGGACGAAAATACATTGAACCAATCAGATAACAAGGGGGGGGGCATGGCGGAAAAACCCAAAAAATCATTTAGCCCCAATAATAACCCTTTTCGCCAGTTATATGTAGGTGAGTCGGTAGGCCCCGAAGATTTTGTGAGACTGTTTAGTCCTATCCTCGTTAAATATTCATTGGCGCTCTTTCAGTCTGGGAATTTAGTTATCAAAGGATTTACAGGAGCCGGAAAAAGTATGTTGTTGAATTTGCTTGAACCGACAATAAGAATTGCTTATAACAGATTAAATGTGCCTTTTCCGATACCCCAAGAGTTTAGTAAATTTATAGGAGCCGGTATAAATCTTCAAACAAGCGGAGTCGGACGTTTTGGTAACAGGCCAATTGATATGGATTATGCAACTGCTCCTTTCTATTTCGGGGATTATCTAAATTTTTACGTAGTTGCGGATATTCTTCTCAATCTACAAGACATATTGAAATGTAGCGAGGTCTCCTCACAAATTGGTATTCAGGCTACTCAGGAACAGCTGGATAAATTTGCGGTGGAGCTTTCTAAGGATGATTGTTGGTTTGGAGGGATAAGTGAAGTGACTAATTTTCAGTCCCTTTGTAAGGCTCTACAGCAAAGAATAGTAATATATAAGACTTATTTGAATTTTAATCTGGATGAAATTCCCGCCAAAGTAAAGAGTACAAAGACAATTATAGGGGAACCTATTTCTATAACAGCAAACCTTCTAAAAAAAGTTAGAATTGTAAATAACGACGTACAGTTCTTTATAAAAATAGATCAATTTGAAGAACTTGCTTGGTTAGGTGCTAAGAATGGCCTAGGATCAAAATATCAAGAGATGATCCATACACTTTTAGGCTCGAGAAACTCTTCCGTTTCATATAGAATTGGCACACGACGTTTTGCCTGGTTGGAAGAAAAAACGATGTTCGGTACTACGGCGCCGTTGGAAAAGAAAAGAAATTATCTGGAATTTCACCTTGACAATGAAATGCGTAGAAAAGAAAACTCTCGGTCGTGGATTTTTCCGGATCTCGCAGAGGATATTTTCAGAAGAAGGCTTTTCTGCAATGGCTTTCAGATTCCAACTAATACTAAGAGCTTATTAAAAAGGGTTTTAGGACCAAACACTAACCCTAAAGATGCTGCAGCCGGTTATTTTCCTAATCAAAACCGAAAAAGAGCGGTAGAGGTAGAAGAATGGTGGCCGAAAAAGTGGAAGGACTTTCTTTTTCAACTTGCTGAAAACGATCCACTGAGCGCCCGATTTGGCGAGGCTTGGGCAAGGCAAAAAGGGAAAGAAGTTGTGATGAATAATATTCCAGATTCACCACCTTACCCCTGGGATAAAATTTATTGGAAAAAAGAGCGTGTCGAACAGGCTTTGATGCAGCTAGCATCTAGAAGCAATCAACAACTTAATTGGTGCGGCCGTGATGACGTTTTGGCTTTAAGCGGCGGGAATATTCTTACCTATCTAAGCATTTTTCAACACATTTGGGATGTTTGGCTAAGGGATTCTCGACATTTAGAAAGAAAGTCAAATAAGGTCCCTGTTTTTGATGGGATAGTACAGAGTGTAGGCATTATTGAGGCAAGCACGGATTGGTATCACGAACTGGCGATTGATGAGCGAGGGGGGAAAAATAGAAAAAAATTAATTTCACATCTGGGGGTACAGTTCTTCAAAACATTAATTGAAGATAAACCTATGTCAAATCCCGGGCACAATGGGTTTTCGATTGATTTGGAACAAATAGAGAACAATCCAAAATTAGCATCTTTTCTTCGTGAATGTGTGGATTATGGAGATCTTTACGACGGGCCACATACTAGTAAATTAAAAGACAAGCGAAAAAGGTGGAAATATTATTTAAATCCGGTTCTATCACCATATTTTAAGATTCCTTACTCACATACCAAGGAACCAATTTATGTTACAATAACTCGGCTTGTGGAATGGTTTGAAGAGGCCAATGTCTTTTTAGGTTCTAATAGCGTCAGACCAGATAATCAAATTAAACGGAGGAGAAGCCGTAATACCGATCAGGATAATAGCAATCTTCTATTTAACTTTTAG
- a CDS encoding SDR family oxidoreductase, which translates to MSVTKIPRILITGATGQVGSKTISFLLSNKEIEIIASVRSPEKAAAFNKMGIATVILDFDDESTHLPALKNIDRVLIVTGYTVDMLRQSKTFLDNAKKAGVQHVVHLGACGGDDTSVAHWAWHQLVERYIEWHGFSYTHLRPETFMQNLLSYGGKKAIENGILHAYVEGARLSWVDVDDVARVAALALTHPEIHAGQTYRLGYDAATFYEIAAIMTAITGKPFRYEPLSPEVFLQSMISSGAEMAYMGCVYEHWKRYAAGTIPGADETFDNFPKITGKQPVTLARFVEKHKAEFDY; encoded by the coding sequence ATGTCAGTCACCAAAATTCCAAGAATCCTCATCACCGGGGCAACCGGCCAGGTAGGCAGCAAAACAATAAGTTTCCTGCTTTCAAATAAGGAAATTGAAATTATAGCTTCGGTGCGCTCGCCGGAAAAAGCAGCTGCTTTTAATAAAATGGGGATCGCCACCGTTATCCTTGATTTTGATGATGAAAGTACGCACCTGCCTGCTTTAAAAAACATCGACAGGGTTTTGATCGTAACCGGTTACACCGTTGATATGCTGCGGCAGAGCAAAACATTTTTGGATAACGCAAAAAAAGCAGGCGTTCAGCATGTGGTTCATTTGGGTGCTTGCGGTGGCGATGACACCAGCGTAGCACATTGGGCATGGCACCAGCTGGTAGAAAGATATATAGAATGGCACGGGTTTTCCTACACCCATTTACGCCCTGAAACGTTTATGCAAAACCTGTTGAGTTATGGCGGTAAAAAAGCAATTGAAAATGGGATCTTACATGCTTATGTTGAAGGTGCACGCCTGAGCTGGGTAGATGTGGACGACGTTGCGCGGGTAGCTGCCTTAGCATTAACACACCCTGAAATACATGCGGGCCAAACGTATAGGTTAGGCTACGATGCCGCAACGTTTTACGAAATTGCAGCTATCATGACTGCTATAACGGGCAAGCCGTTTCGCTACGAACCGCTTTCGCCCGAAGTTTTTTTACAATCGATGATCAGTTCCGGTGCCGAGATGGCCTATATGGGTTGCGTATATGAGCACTGGAAACGCTATGCAGCAGGAACCATCCCCGGTGCGGATGAAACTTTCGACAATTTTCCTAAAATTACCGGGAAACAACCGGTAACGCTGGCCCGTTTTGTTGAAAAGCATAAAGCGGAGTTTGACTATTAA
- a CDS encoding cryptochrome/photolyase family protein, which translates to MVNSVTIIFPHQLFQNHPALQEGRVVYLVEEWLFFRQYNFHQQKLVLHRASMKFYENWLQQSNYVVNYIETGVKENDCRQLVANLAEKNITQIHIAAVADDWLLKRMQGACTKNKITLHIYESPNFLNTPESTEFYFSKKKAYFQTDFYNWQRRQKNILMEADGKPIGGQWTFDADNRQKFPKKEKVPALEFPGENKFVTEAKQYVKTHFPNNYGSVAGPCLFVVTFNDAENWLDDFLKTRFEKFGVYEDVIVAKESVLHHSVLTPMLNIGLLQPQQIIDGALAAAKQYNIPLNSVEGFIRQIMGWREFIHLVYEREGGKQRTTNYWKFKRKIPHSFWTGETGVAPIDITIKKILQTGYCHHIERLMVLGNFMQLCEFDPDEVYRWFMEMFIDAYDWVMVPNVYGMTQFADGGLMTTKPYISGSNYLMKMSDYEKGGWQPLWDGLFWRFMHSHRSFFLKNPRLGMLVNTFDKMVTEKQQTHLSNAEKFLAQLDSQLQESPD; encoded by the coding sequence ATGGTAAATTCAGTCACAATTATTTTTCCTCACCAATTATTTCAAAACCACCCTGCATTACAGGAAGGACGGGTGGTTTATCTGGTGGAAGAATGGCTGTTTTTCCGGCAATATAATTTTCATCAACAAAAACTGGTGCTGCACAGGGCAAGCATGAAATTTTATGAAAACTGGCTGCAACAAAGTAATTACGTTGTTAATTACATTGAAACGGGGGTAAAAGAAAATGATTGCAGGCAGCTGGTGGCAAACCTAGCTGAAAAAAATATAACCCAAATACACATTGCCGCAGTGGCAGATGACTGGTTACTAAAAAGGATGCAGGGTGCCTGCACTAAAAATAAAATAACGCTCCATATTTACGAAAGCCCAAATTTCTTAAACACGCCCGAAAGCACGGAATTCTATTTCAGCAAAAAGAAAGCCTATTTTCAAACCGATTTTTACAACTGGCAGCGGCGGCAAAAAAATATACTGATGGAAGCGGATGGTAAACCAATTGGCGGCCAATGGACATTTGATGCGGATAACCGGCAGAAATTCCCTAAAAAAGAAAAAGTACCTGCGCTTGAATTCCCCGGCGAAAATAAGTTTGTAACCGAGGCCAAACAGTATGTAAAGACACATTTTCCTAATAATTACGGCTCGGTAGCCGGTCCGTGTTTATTTGTAGTAACATTTAACGATGCTGAAAACTGGCTGGATGATTTCTTAAAAACCCGCTTTGAAAAATTTGGTGTTTACGAGGATGTAATTGTGGCAAAAGAATCAGTACTCCATCATTCTGTGTTAACACCCATGCTTAATATTGGGCTGCTGCAACCCCAGCAAATTATTGACGGGGCCCTGGCAGCGGCAAAGCAATATAACATCCCGCTAAATTCTGTGGAAGGATTTATAAGGCAGATAATGGGCTGGCGCGAATTCATCCATCTTGTATATGAACGCGAAGGTGGGAAGCAGCGTACAACCAACTATTGGAAATTTAAAAGAAAAATTCCGCACAGCTTTTGGACAGGCGAAACGGGCGTAGCGCCTATTGATATCACCATTAAAAAGATTTTACAGACCGGCTATTGCCACCACATAGAAAGGCTGATGGTACTCGGCAATTTTATGCAGCTGTGTGAATTTGATCCGGATGAGGTGTACCGTTGGTTCATGGAAATGTTTATTGATGCCTACGATTGGGTAATGGTGCCCAACGTTTATGGTATGACACAGTTTGCCGATGGCGGCCTGATGACCACAAAACCCTATATAAGCGGCAGTAATTATTTAATGAAAATGAGTGATTATGAAAAAGGGGGGTGGCAACCGTTGTGGGATGGATTGTTTTGGCGGTTTATGCACAGCCACCGCAGTTTCTTTCTTAAAAATCCCCGGTTGGGGATGCTGGTAAATACCTTTGATAAAATGGTAACTGAAAAGCAGCAAACTCATTTAAGCAACGCCGAAAAGTTTTTAGCACAGCTGGACAGCCAACTACAGGAAAGCCCCGATTAA